One segment of Oceanotoga teriensis DNA contains the following:
- a CDS encoding acyl carrier protein — protein sequence MSREELLKKVVSIISESLDIEEEKIKEDSRLIEDLDVDSLELVDLTMDFETELEVNIEDSQVENIRTVKDIVNILQEKLN from the coding sequence ATGAGTAGAGAAGAATTATTAAAAAAGGTAGTTTCTATAATATCAGAAAGTTTAGATATTGAAGAAGAAAAGATAAAAGAAGATTCAAGATTAATAGAAGATTTAGATGTTGATTCATTGGAATTAGTAGATTTAACAATGGATTTTGAAACAGAACTTGAGGTAAATATAGAAGATTCTCAAGTTGAAAATATAAGAACGGTAAAGGATATAGTAAATATACTTCAAGAAAAATTAAATTAA